TAGAGGGAGAGGGGGGAGTGGGGGAGCGGGGGAGCGGGGGAGTGGGGGAGTCAAAAGTCAAAATTCCTCCCTCTATTCCCTATTCCCTAACCCCTAACCCCGACGCCCTAACCCCTAACCCCTAACCCCTAACCCCTCGTGGCCAGATTTCCGTAAAATCAAGATCGAAGCCACGCGGAGGGGTGTAACAGATGCTTGGGCAGATTTGGCAAAATATCGGCAACAAGCTGTTTAGAAAGCTATTAAGATGGTTTCGGTGTTGGTTTGGATCGGGTTTTGGGTCGGGGGGAAAGGCTCCAAAACTGCAAGCTGCGCCGATCGCAGTTTACAAAAAAGTCGAACTCCTTAAACCCTTAGAAGATGCAGATTACGAGTTTCTGTTTATGCAGCTGCTCGAAGGTGTAGCGCACGGTTGGCAACAGAAGCGGGTTTTGCATTTTTTAGCTTCTTTAAGAAATCGTACCACCGAGACGGAATGGCTGGGGTGGCTGCGTCGCTTCGGCAAAAGATTGTTGGCAACACCGACACCGAATTATCCATTCGCAAGGGAGATGATTCTTTTAGGCGAAATAGGCTGCGGGAAATTAGGAGAAGTTGCACGGGAAATTGGCAATCAGCTTTTAGCGCGAGAGCAAAATCAACAAGTACTCCGATTTGCCAACGAAGATATTTATATTGTCAAAGAAGATAGGGGGGCAATAGAAGCTCAAACAATAGAATCAATCCCTATCAATGAATCGTTGGTCAAGTTGTCCCAAGACCCCAGTTTAGCCAAGCAACTTGCTAAGTTATTGCAAATTGAGCCAGCCGATACCCAAGCGATTTTTGAAACAGCGATTGATAGAAGTGGTGCGATTGAACTTACTACAAAAGAAGCCGAAAAATGGTTGAATCTAGCCAATCAGCAATATAGCGATCGCGATATTTTAGGAGCTATTATCAGCTATGACAAAGCTATATCAATCTACCCAAACTACCATGACGCCTGGTTTAACCGGGGTGTAGCGCTAAAGGATTTAGGTCGCTATGAAGAAGCTATATTAAGTTACGATCGAGCGTTGGATATCCAGCCAAACTCTGACGAAACTTGGATGAATAGGGGGGCTGCACTGAGAAGTTTGGGTTGCTTGGAAGATGCGATCGTTAGTTACGAACAAGCTTTACAATTAAATCCTGACAAATACCAAGCCTGGTACAATAGGGGAATTGCCTTACTTAATTTAGGTCGAATTGAAGAAGCCATATTTTCATACGATCGAGCTTTAGAAATAAAACCATATTTTCACCAAGCCTGGAATAATAGAGGTAATGCACTATTAAATTTAGAAAGATTTGAAGAAGCTTTATTTAGCTATGACAAAGCTTTAGAAATCAAACCTGATAAGGCAGAATCATGGAACAATAGAGGCACGGCACTATTTAACTTAGGCCGTCTTGATGAAGCAATATTCAGTTATGAAAAATCTTTAGAAATTCAACCTAATTTTCAGGAAGCTAGGCAAAATATCAACGATACTAGGAAAAAATATGGATGAATTCAGCAGAATATGGATACTAAGGCTCGCCCAAATGCTTTTTGTATTTAGCTATACAAT
The sequence above is drawn from the Aerosakkonema funiforme FACHB-1375 genome and encodes:
- a CDS encoding tetratricopeptide repeat protein; the protein is MLGQIWQNIGNKLFRKLLRWFRCWFGSGFGSGGKAPKLQAAPIAVYKKVELLKPLEDADYEFLFMQLLEGVAHGWQQKRVLHFLASLRNRTTETEWLGWLRRFGKRLLATPTPNYPFAREMILLGEIGCGKLGEVAREIGNQLLAREQNQQVLRFANEDIYIVKEDRGAIEAQTIESIPINESLVKLSQDPSLAKQLAKLLQIEPADTQAIFETAIDRSGAIELTTKEAEKWLNLANQQYSDRDILGAIISYDKAISIYPNYHDAWFNRGVALKDLGRYEEAILSYDRALDIQPNSDETWMNRGAALRSLGCLEDAIVSYEQALQLNPDKYQAWYNRGIALLNLGRIEEAIFSYDRALEIKPYFHQAWNNRGNALLNLERFEEALFSYDKALEIKPDKAESWNNRGTALFNLGRLDEAIFSYEKSLEIQPNFQEARQNINDTRKKYG